The Alnus glutinosa chromosome 7, dhAlnGlut1.1, whole genome shotgun sequence genome includes a region encoding these proteins:
- the LOC133873272 gene encoding uncharacterized protein LOC133873272, translated as MAEEQKPVLLRNHYVPTTYTPSSSLQLPDITAAHYEIKPSIIQMLPSFYGLDNEDPYKHLDEFLETCLTMRLQNISEDALRIRKTNQIRKAITGFSQIEGEPFHETWDRMKDLLRRCPHHAVPKWQLIQCFYDGLTEPHRQMVDASCGGTFMLKSEDDAWILFENLAENSLHHSSSGRRAPASKNQRSETIFGVSHSLDVTTKVDALSRKLDQIMAAGFAPTTVSHIPPPQEVCSFCSNPSHQAKDCSVLGQFSEVPHEQVNAAISRPVNDPYSHSYNPGWRNHPNFSWRAPGNQGPTIGVHNQAHPLPPNQSYNPNYRLHQYQSAAPPRNSAFEDKVLTALGNLEANTQLLNSHSQSIAKLEGQVGQLANAFNQRKEGKLPS; from the exons ATGGCTGAAGAACAAAAGCCCGTGTTGTTGAGGAATCATTATGTTCCCACTACATACACCccttcttcaagccttcagCTGCCGGACATTACGGCAGCTCATTATGAAATTAAGCCCAGCATTATTCAAATGCTCCCATCTTTTTATGGGCTTGATAACGAGGACCCCTATAAGCATCTTGATGAATTCCTTGAGACTTGTTTAACTATGAGATTACAGAACATTTCTGAAGATGCTTTGCGTATAC ggaaaacaaaccaaatacGGAAAGCCATAACCGGTTTTTCACAAATAGAGGGGGAACCTTTTCATGAAACTTGGGATAGGATGAAGGACCTTCTACGGAGgtgtccacatcatgctgttcccaagtggcaGCTTATTCAGTgtttctatgatggcttgacaGAGCCTCATAGACAAATGGTAGATGCCTCCTGTGGGGGTACGTTTATGCTTAAAAGTGAAGATGATGCGTGGATTCTGTTTGAAAACTTAGCTGaaaattctttacaccattcatcatctGGTCGTAGGGCACCTGCATCTAAGAACCAAAGAAGTGAGACAATTTTCGGAGTAAGCCATTCCTTAGATGTGACTACTAAGGTAGATGCCTTATCAAGAAAATTAGATCAGATTATGGCTGCTGGTTTTGCACCTACAACTGTTTCTCACATTCCACCTCCACAGGAAGTTTGCTCATTTTGCTCTAATCCATCGCATCAGGCGAAAGATTGCTCCGTCTTAGGACAATTCTCTGAAGTTCCTCATGAGCAAGTAAATGCAGCCATCTCCAGACCGGTTAATGATCCATATTCTCATTCGTATAACCCAGGATGGAGAAATCATCCAAATTTCTCTTGGCGAGCTCCAGGGAATCAGGGACCGACTATAGGAGTGCATAATCAGGCACACCCTTTGCCTCCTAATCAATCCTATAATCCCAATTATCGACTCCATCAGTATCAGTCAGCTGCTCCTCCAAGAAATTCTGCTTTTGAGGATAAGGTTTTAACTGCACTTGGCAACTTGGAAGCAAATACTCAATTGCTGAATTCTCATTCCCAGTCGATTGCCAAGTTAGAAGGTCAAGTTGGACAGCTGGCAAATGCATTTAATCAGAGAAAAGAAGGGAAACTTCCCTCCTAA